In Pirellula sp. SH-Sr6A, the DNA window CTTCGTGAGCTTCTCACCGATGCCATCCGACTGCGTCTTCGTAGCGACGTGCCCCTCGGAGCCTTTTTATCAGGCGGGATCGATTCTTCGCTTGTCGTCGCGCTTGCTCAGAGAGAGCTCCAGCAGCCGATCCAAACATTCTCCATCGGGTTCTCGGAGGCGGATTTCGACGAAACCGGATTTGCCCAGCAAGTGGCCGACCATGTGGGGACCCAGCATCAACGGTTTGAAGTAACACCCGATGCGCTCGATATTATCGACAAGCTGAGTTACCAATACGACGAGCCCTTTAGCGATTCTTCCGCCGTGCCAACGTGGTATCTTTCGGAGCTTACCAGGCGTCACGTGACCGTCGCGCTCAGCGGTGATGGTGGTGATGAACTGTTCGGTGGTTACGAGCGCTATCGAGCCCTCGTGCTCAGCCATCGATTGCAGCATTGGTTCCCAGTTCAGTGGCTTCAAAAGACAGGGATCCTGCAGCGCTTGCCCGATTCGTCGGCTCGTCGATCCCTGCTGCGGCGAGTGCGGCGGTTCTGTGAGGCGCTCGGCCAAGGGCCGGTCGAGAGGTACATGAACTGGATTCAGATATTCGGAGAAGCTCAGAGGCTCGATCTGTTTCGCGATGATTTCGTCACCGAGTTGCCCGATCGCGATCCCGTCGACTTTTTGAGGAGAGCTTGGGAAGCGTCTGGCAAACGAGATCTGGTGAGCTGTGCGACGGCCGCTGATCTTCAAACCTACATGCCGTGCGATTTGATGACCAAGGTGGATATCGCCTCGATGGCCCATTCCCTGGAAGCAAGGCAACCGCTCCTGGATTACCGATTGGTCGAGTGGGCTGCGTCGCTCCCGAGTTCATTGAAGCTGCGGGGAAGCGTCGGTAAATACCTGCTCCGCGAAACCTTTGCTGACCTGCTGCCGGCTGCCATCTGGAATCGACCGAAAATGGGCTTTGGTGTACCAATCGCCAGGTGGTTCCGAACCTCTCTTCGCGATCGCACCTACGATGCCCTGCTTTCATCGGAAACAAAGTGCCACCGTTACTTTCGCAAAGAAGCGATCCAGTCTCTGGTCGATGCGCACATGTCAGGTCGGGAGAATCAAGCCTATCGGCTGTGGAATCTTCTCATGTTCGAGTTATGGCTTCGACGCTGGAATCCCTAGCATGACAGGGACAGGTCGAGGGGTACGTCCTGACGGGCGATTGGCGGTTCGCAATTGCCCCTCCTCGTCGGTCATCAGGAGAATCGAACTACCGCCGCCGTCCAAGTTGATCGCGTCGTCGCAACCGGATTCGAGCATCAACTCCGCCAATTCCTCTTCGCTAACCCCTTCACTTACCGTAGGTTGTCGGCCATCGACAATCAGCCAGACCATTCGCATTCCCGCGTGGGATATACCCAACGCCGTTCTTGGGTGCAGCACACTGCTTGGCTCTACCAGCTTCTTGCCGTGTTGAAGGATCCCGCGAAAGCCAGAAATTGCCCATCGAACTTCGGTGCGACTGATTGTTTCTTTTGCAGCAGATTCATCGAGTCGGATCCGACCGGAACCTTCTTGCCATACCGACCAGTATCCCTGTTCCGGAGGACTTACCAATCGGATGCCGGTGGAGGTCCAACCTTTGACATCTGCATGGCCACCGACGACATATCCAGGTGGTTTGCCGGTCGCCGGGTCCGGGAGCATGACCCAAGCATTGGTGTTGATTGCCGCCAAGAACCCAGCATCGCGGGCATGGCGATCTGGGGCTCTCAATGCGACTTCGGCAGGGCCTTCCCCATCGGGATCGGGAGGAACGCTAACGCCCAGCGGAATCGATGGATTGGTAGAAAGGTCCAATACCAGTCGATGGATGCGAAGAGGGCGAGGCGAAGATCTCTCTTCGAAAGAATACACAGCACCACTGGGTAATCGCCAAGTGGGCTGATCGCCTCGGACAAGGCCAGCGATCGACACGGTGTGAAAGGCCGCCCAGAAAACGGCTGCACGGAACACGGCTGCGCGGAACATCATTCGAAGGCAATCTGCACGCAAACGGGACCGGCCCACATCGGCTTTGATCTGTTCCACGTCCGTGGTTAGCATGCAGGGCATCGCCATTATTTCTTTCCGAACGCTTGCTGGAACAACTCCAATTGAGCGGTTGAAGCGGCCGCATCCGATTCAAGCTGTGTGGCTTGATCCTTCAGCTTGCCGAGCGCTTCTTGTTTGGCGGTCATATCCGTGACGACAGCCATCTTTTTGGCTTGCTCTTCGGCCATTCGCTTTTGGAGATCTGCGAGCTGCGCTTCCAGTTTGCCAATCTCCGCCGCCAGGGCATCCGCCTGAGTTTTCGTTTCAGTGATTGACGACTCGGCTGTCGGGATTTGCTGTTGGATTGCAGCGAGGGACTGCTCGATCGTGGTCTTCTTGCTCGCTAGTTCGGTGGGGCGATTGGCGAAGGCCTGAAGGTCGCTCTGGAGTTCGGCAACGCGGGCTTGCAGCGCGGCGACTTGGGCATTGATCGAATCGACCTGGGCTTTGGCTGCTGCGGCAGCATCGTTTGCTGCTTTCAATGCGGCTGTCGTGGATTCCACCCGTGGAGCAAGCCCATTGCGCATTTCGGTAAGTTGGATTACCGCGGCCGCCGTTTCATTCCATTCCTTCGTGATTGCCTCAAACTTAGGTTGGAGTTCAGCCATCTCCTGTTCGCGTGCAGCGAGCGGCCCTGCGAGGGGAGCAACTTCTTCCTGGATCTGGGTTAGAGCCGCTACGTGGATCGCAATCTGCATTTGAGTCGATTGGATCTTTGCATCGAGGGATGCGACGTCTGCCCCCGGCTCAGTTTTTTGTTTCACGAGAAGAGCAGCTTCCTCGTCCAGTTTCTTTTTATTCTCCCCGGCGACTTCGAGAAGCTTCTGTTTCGGAGCAACTTGCCCACGCAGCCCTTGCAGCTCTTCGTTCTTGGTTTTGAACATTCCCGACAACGCATCGAAGTTGGGTTTGAGTTGCGTTTGTTTTTCCGTGGAAGCCTTGAGCTGTTCGTCGGTCTTCGTCAGATCGGTTTGCAGCTGGGTGAGCTGCTGCTGGATAGCGGTGATTTGCGAACTTTTCGCAGCATAGTCGTTGCTGAGCTCCGTTTGCTTGGTCAAGGATTGTTGCAACTCGGACTGGGCTGCAGCGAGCAAGGTTTCCAGTGGTTGTGGATTAGCAGGGATACTCTTTTCATCCTTAGGATTTGCTCGCTGCCAAAGTCGGACATTACCGGCCCAGTCCCCTGCGGCGACTTGTTTGCCATCCACGGTTATGGCCACTTCGTGTCCTGCTTCGACCAACGGGGGCATTTCTCCGGCAGCGTTCCCTCCGATATCCCAAACTTTGACTTTGT includes these proteins:
- a CDS encoding phosphodiester glycosidase family protein produces the protein MLTTDVEQIKADVGRSRLRADCLRMMFRAAVFRAAVFWAAFHTVSIAGLVRGDQPTWRLPSGAVYSFEERSSPRPLRIHRLVLDLSTNPSIPLGVSVPPDPDGEGPAEVALRAPDRHARDAGFLAAINTNAWVMLPDPATGKPPGYVVGGHADVKGWTSTGIRLVSPPEQGYWSVWQEGSGRIRLDESAAKETISRTEVRWAISGFRGILQHGKKLVEPSSVLHPRTALGISHAGMRMVWLIVDGRQPTVSEGVSEEELAELMLESGCDDAINLDGGGSSILLMTDEEGQLRTANRPSGRTPRPVPVMLGIPASKP
- the asnB gene encoding asparagine synthase (glutamine-hydrolyzing), yielding MCGIAGGVWPFGSVGIEPDILQRMTQALVHRGPDDEGAWISPAESVRLHADSRDRCGVALGFRRLSIIDLSTGHQPLGNEDGSVQIVFNGEIYNYRELRHRLEGSGHRFETHSDTETIVHLYEDLGLECFHHLNGMFALAIWDARENRLVLARDRMGKKPLYYTLQDGTLYFASELKSLLQVPAIRPEIDPGSIDLYLTYQYIPHPHTIYKGIRKLEPGHCAVFQSGELTVQKYWSVDWSFERPLPLKEAKEQLRELLTDAIRLRLRSDVPLGAFLSGGIDSSLVVALAQRELQQPIQTFSIGFSEADFDETGFAQQVADHVGTQHQRFEVTPDALDIIDKLSYQYDEPFSDSSAVPTWYLSELTRRHVTVALSGDGGDELFGGYERYRALVLSHRLQHWFPVQWLQKTGILQRLPDSSARRSLLRRVRRFCEALGQGPVERYMNWIQIFGEAQRLDLFRDDFVTELPDRDPVDFLRRAWEASGKRDLVSCATAADLQTYMPCDLMTKVDIASMAHSLEARQPLLDYRLVEWAASLPSSLKLRGSVGKYLLRETFADLLPAAIWNRPKMGFGVPIARWFRTSLRDRTYDALLSSETKCHRYFRKEAIQSLVDAHMSGRENQAYRLWNLLMFELWLRRWNP
- a CDS encoding c-type cytochrome domain-containing protein; the encoded protein is MKKRLFFVTTFIAIGCTRAWAQEPTKITYDDHVKPILREHCTSCHNANDKKSGLALDSYQGLMAGGSGGEVVVEGDLDSSRLYALTAHKEQPYMPPNQDMIAQAKVDLLKTWIEQGMPENSGSEIKKPKASAMALSVKIGRPEGAPPMPTTMLRQTPFATNRAATTSAVAASPWSPLVAVGGQMQVSLYHSETGKLLGILPFPEGEPQSITFSRDGKLILIGGGKHSHSGYAALYEIETGNRIARVGDELDIVMSADINDNNQLIALGGPQKLIRVYDTLTGELKYEQKKHTDWIYTVRFSPDGLLLASADRSAGLVVWEADTGRLYLDLQGHKGEIRSLAWRPDSAALISASMDGTLKMWEMNEGKVIKSWDAHGGGALAVDVCNDGTMVSTGRDNKVKVWDIGGNAAGEMPPLVEAGHEVAITVDGKQVAAGDWAGNVRLWQRANPKDEKSIPANPQPLETLLAAAQSELQQSLTKQTELSNDYAAKSSQITAIQQQLTQLQTDLTKTDEQLKASTEKQTQLKPNFDALSGMFKTKNEELQGLRGQVAPKQKLLEVAGENKKKLDEEAALLVKQKTEPGADVASLDAKIQSTQMQIAIHVAALTQIQEEVAPLAGPLAAREQEMAELQPKFEAITKEWNETAAAVIQLTEMRNGLAPRVESTTAALKAANDAAAAAKAQVDSINAQVAALQARVAELQSDLQAFANRPTELASKKTTIEQSLAAIQQQIPTAESSITETKTQADALAAEIGKLEAQLADLQKRMAEEQAKKMAVVTDMTAKQEALGKLKDQATQLESDAAASTAQLELFQQAFGKK